A window of the Fodinibius sp. Rm-B-1B1-1 genome harbors these coding sequences:
- a CDS encoding BspA family leucine-rich repeat surface protein: MVKSVTYTKRTKSQITTSNAATTCTSGIKEMDELFSNASGFNQDIGSWDVSSVSDMAAMFLFANSFDQDIGNWNVSNVTDMSGMFMGAQSFNQDIGNWDVGKVTNMRKMFSEAEKFNQYIGGWEVNNVTDMYQMFYSATSFNRDIGSWDVSNVTNMGAMFVGAKSFGQNIGSWDVSNVTNMSTMFARAESFNQNIGNWDVGNVTDMSGMFLMAEAFNQDIGNWDVSSVTNMSGMFSRTSAFNQDISGWCVANIPDKPDGFATESSLTKAHMPEWGTCPN, translated from the coding sequence ATGGTTAAAAGCGTTACATATACGAAGCGAACCAAAAGTCAGATTACAACCTCAAATGCAGCCACGACTTGTACTAGTGGGATAAAAGAGATGGATGAGCTGTTCTCAAATGCCTCCGGCTTTAATCAAGATATAGGAAGTTGGGATGTCAGCAGTGTTTCTGATATGGCGGCTATGTTTCTTTTTGCCAATTCGTTTGATCAGGATATTGGAAACTGGAATGTCAGCAATGTTACTGATATGAGCGGTATGTTTATGGGGGCGCAAAGTTTTAATCAGGATATAGGAAACTGGGATGTCGGGAAGGTTACAAATATGAGAAAGATGTTTAGTGAGGCAGAAAAATTTAACCAGTATATAGGCGGCTGGGAAGTCAACAACGTAACCGATATGTACCAGATGTTTTATAGTGCCACATCTTTTAATCGGGATATAGGAAGCTGGGATGTTAGCAACGTTACCAATATGGGGGCTATGTTTGTAGGTGCTAAATCCTTTGGTCAGAATATAGGAAGTTGGGATGTCAGCAATGTTACAAATATGTCAACCATGTTTGCTAGAGCTGAGAGCTTTAACCAAAATATTGGAAACTGGGACGTTGGTAACGTTACGGATATGAGTGGCATGTTCCTTATGGCGGAAGCTTTTAACCAGGATATAGGAAACTGGGATGTGAGCAGCGTTACAAATATGAGTGGGATGTTTTCAAGAACCTCTGCTTTTAATCAGGATATCAGCGGTTGGTGCGTGGCAAATATTCCCGATAAACCGGATGGTTTTGCAACCGAAAGTTCACTAACAAAAGCTCATATGCCTGAGTGGGGTACCTGTCCCAACTAA
- a CDS encoding putative signal transducing protein, which produces MLEGSDPNEIENWACVMEGGTEYEVESAKNYLASLDIPSNILSKRDSSFSVNYGEMGMVYLYVPDEYEEEAREALAEFELPEEGTNEEE; this is translated from the coding sequence ATGTTAGAAGGTTCTGACCCAAACGAAATTGAAAACTGGGCTTGTGTTATGGAAGGTGGCACTGAATACGAGGTTGAAAGTGCTAAAAATTACCTTGCCAGCCTCGATATTCCGTCTAACATCTTGTCCAAGCGAGATTCCTCATTTAGTGTAAATTATGGTGAAATGGGTATGGTTTACCTGTATGTACCAGATGAATATGAGGAGGAGGCGCGCGAAGCCCTCGCAGAATTTGAGCTGCCCGAAGAAGGAACCAACGAAGAAGAATAA
- a CDS encoding acetyl-CoA carboxylase carboxyltransferase subunit alpha, producing the protein MQYLDFEQPIADLENKIKELSELSVADDDVLSPEIKRLEKRVDELRESIFTNLTRWQRVQLARHPERPYTLDYIYKITENFVEIHGDRYHSDDKAIVGGFATIDGQSVVIMGHQKGRDTESRQYRRFGMANPEGYRKAHRLMKLGEKFDIPVITLLDTPGAYPGLEAEERGQAEAIAKNLKMMATLKVPIVTVVIGEGASGGAIGIGMGNEVYMMENTWYSVISPESCSSILWKTWDYKEQAAAVLKLTAEDLEGMNIIDGIIKEPLGGAHRNYDQAAKAVKEQLLESLNRLKEKSPEQLVESRIDKYANMGEFENVSDS; encoded by the coding sequence ATGCAGTATTTGGATTTTGAACAACCTATTGCTGATCTGGAAAATAAAATTAAAGAATTGAGTGAATTATCTGTTGCTGATGATGACGTTCTTTCTCCAGAAATAAAGCGTCTCGAAAAACGTGTTGACGAGCTTCGGGAATCTATTTTTACGAATCTTACCCGCTGGCAGCGTGTGCAGTTGGCCCGTCACCCCGAGCGGCCCTATACCCTTGACTATATTTACAAAATCACTGAAAATTTTGTTGAAATTCACGGTGATCGGTACCACAGCGATGATAAAGCTATTGTTGGGGGTTTTGCTACTATTGATGGCCAGTCGGTGGTAATTATGGGACATCAAAAGGGTAGAGATACCGAAAGTCGACAGTATCGTCGATTTGGTATGGCAAATCCCGAGGGATATCGTAAAGCGCACCGATTGATGAAGTTGGGTGAGAAGTTTGATATCCCTGTAATTACGTTGCTGGATACCCCTGGTGCTTATCCGGGATTGGAGGCCGAAGAGCGTGGTCAGGCCGAAGCCATTGCAAAGAATCTGAAAATGATGGCAACATTAAAGGTACCCATTGTTACTGTTGTGATTGGTGAAGGTGCCAGCGGGGGTGCTATTGGTATTGGTATGGGAAATGAGGTTTATATGATGGAGAACACTTGGTATTCGGTTATTTCTCCTGAATCATGCTCATCTATCCTTTGGAAAACGTGGGATTACAAAGAGCAGGCGGCAGCAGTATTAAAGCTTACGGCCGAAGATTTGGAGGGAATGAATATTATCGATGGTATTATTAAGGAACCTCTTGGTGGGGCTCACCGTAATTACGATCAGGCCGCCAAAGCGGTAAAAGAACAGTTGTTGGAATCACTCAACCGTCTGAAAGAAAAATCACCCGAACAATTGGTCGAATCACGGATCGATAAATATGCGAACATGGGTGAATTTGAGAACGTATCTGACTCCTAA
- a CDS encoding CPBP family intramembrane glutamic endopeptidase — translation MNNQLAESNLTNPVYKSWAERNGFSDWALALMWIIVAFILFQGTAFAVSLVLMVVQSGSDATATEMIRQLTENLDLLFIGNSAGQIISLGLATWFFVRLHTSKESRNRFLRFNIQPDTLQLSVITVVLIVAIQPTIWFLSWLNALIPVPEMFTNMQNTQMQMIENYLRGDHLLILTLFHVGVVPAICEETLYRGYVMRAFEKSWGIWPAIIVSGLLFGLYHVQLSNLIPLATLGMLFAFLTWVTRSIIPAIVAHFVNNGGSVLMGTYYPESAFAEITPETMPPLWAVSFSLLITVYIVYWMYNRNETHTNAGG, via the coding sequence GTGAACAATCAATTAGCAGAAAGTAATTTGACAAATCCGGTATACAAATCATGGGCTGAGCGCAATGGGTTTTCAGATTGGGCGTTAGCCCTGATGTGGATTATTGTCGCATTTATACTTTTCCAGGGAACAGCCTTTGCGGTTTCATTAGTGCTGATGGTTGTTCAAAGCGGTAGTGATGCTACTGCTACTGAGATGATAAGGCAACTGACGGAAAATCTCGATTTGCTCTTTATCGGAAACTCGGCCGGCCAAATCATTTCTTTGGGCTTAGCTACTTGGTTTTTTGTTCGTCTACATACTTCGAAGGAAAGCCGAAATAGATTCCTTCGATTCAATATTCAGCCTGATACTTTGCAATTATCGGTTATAACTGTTGTGCTCATTGTTGCGATTCAACCCACAATATGGTTTTTGTCGTGGTTGAATGCCCTTATCCCGGTCCCGGAGATGTTTACCAACATGCAGAATACGCAAATGCAGATGATCGAAAATTATCTGCGAGGCGATCATTTGCTGATCCTCACGTTATTTCACGTTGGAGTAGTACCGGCCATTTGTGAAGAAACCCTATATCGTGGATATGTGATGCGGGCATTTGAAAAAAGCTGGGGTATCTGGCCAGCTATCATTGTGTCAGGATTACTTTTTGGGTTATATCATGTTCAACTTAGTAATTTAATTCCCCTTGCAACGCTGGGAATGCTCTTCGCCTTTTTAACCTGGGTAACTCGAAGTATTATTCCAGCTATAGTTGCACATTTTGTAAATAATGGGGGTAGCGTACTTATGGGTACGTATTATCCCGAATCAGCTTTTGCAGAAATAACTCCAGAAACAATGCCTCCACTTTGGGCTGTTTCATTTAGTCTGTTAATTACTGTTTATATTGTATATTGGATGTACAACAGAAATGAAACTCATACCAATGCTGGAGGTTAA
- the tgt gene encoding tRNA guanosine(34) transglycosylase Tgt produces MVFELKKTASSTKARLGTLTTDHGTIETPIFMPVGTLGTVKAVKQDDLIEKVKAQIILGNTYHLYLRPGCDIIEGAGGLHNFINWDRPILTDSGGYQIFSLSENRELSEEGAKFKSHIDGSKHMFTPENIVDIQRTLGSDIMMVLDECPPYPSSYEYAKESMELTHRWEKRGREAFLNSQPKYGHKQAQFGIIQGSTYEDLRIESSKYVTDLDFEGIAIGGLSVGEPTELMYEMTDLNTDYLPEQKPRYLMGVGKPANLIQSVARGVDMFDCVIPTRNARNGQIFTRNGIINITNAQWKNHHKPLDPDFPTDLCQKYKMSYVHHLFRNDELLGLQLATLHNLTFYLWLMEEIKKQIRNDTFASWYQDMTDQVSQRI; encoded by the coding sequence ATTGTGTTTGAATTAAAAAAGACGGCTTCCTCAACAAAAGCAAGACTTGGTACGTTAACAACCGACCATGGCACCATTGAAACGCCCATCTTTATGCCGGTAGGTACGCTTGGTACTGTAAAGGCTGTAAAACAGGATGATCTTATAGAAAAAGTAAAAGCACAAATAATCCTTGGCAATACGTACCACCTATATTTACGGCCCGGCTGTGATATTATCGAGGGAGCCGGTGGACTGCATAATTTTATAAATTGGGATCGACCTATCTTAACCGATTCTGGTGGATACCAAATCTTTTCCCTTTCTGAGAATCGTGAACTAAGCGAAGAAGGGGCAAAATTTAAAAGCCATATTGATGGCTCCAAACACATGTTTACCCCGGAAAATATTGTAGATATTCAACGCACGTTAGGGTCAGACATTATGATGGTTTTGGATGAATGCCCTCCTTACCCAAGCAGTTACGAATATGCCAAAGAGTCGATGGAACTTACCCACCGATGGGAAAAACGTGGGCGCGAAGCATTCCTGAATTCACAACCTAAATATGGCCACAAACAAGCACAGTTTGGTATTATACAAGGCAGTACCTATGAAGATCTTCGGATAGAATCCTCAAAATATGTAACTGATCTGGATTTTGAAGGCATTGCCATCGGCGGACTCAGCGTGGGCGAACCCACCGAGCTGATGTACGAGATGACCGACCTCAATACCGATTACCTGCCAGAGCAAAAACCGCGATACCTGATGGGCGTGGGTAAGCCGGCCAACCTGATACAAAGCGTTGCCCGCGGTGTAGACATGTTTGACTGCGTGATCCCTACCCGCAATGCCCGAAACGGACAAATTTTTACGCGAAACGGTATCATCAACATCACCAATGCACAATGGAAAAATCATCACAAGCCGTTGGATCCCGATTTTCCGACGGACCTGTGCCAGAAATACAAAATGTCATATGTGCATCACTTGTTTCGGAATGATGAACTGCTCGGCCTACAGCTTGCCACCTTACATAACCTCACCTTTTACCTGTGGCTGATGGAAGAGATAAAAAAACAGATCCGAAACGATACGTTTGCCAGTTGGTATCAGGATATGACTGACCAAGTTAGCCAAAGGATCTAG
- a CDS encoding phosphatidate cytidylyltransferase, with product MTELTKRILFAVPAAIFFIFVTWLGGFYFVGLITFIALFIQREIAILAGGAGFEPDSYFPYTIGLWILLTPFLSHNLAIGMGIFLLFVAFQIFKTGDTAIKNLVGTFFSGIYAPLGLLAIIFIRNMGDANMGFALTIAAVLMVWGNDVFAYFGGKYLGKNKMAPTISPNKTWEGFAFGIVGALVGLAIAYYSAPASIPISLLTLAPAALLVSIFGPIGDLTASRIKRAANVKDASDILPGHGGFFDRFDALILASPAFYLYLYTLKILGYVSF from the coding sequence GTGACCGAACTTACGAAACGTATTCTTTTTGCGGTACCTGCAGCCATATTCTTCATTTTTGTTACCTGGCTTGGCGGATTTTATTTCGTTGGACTCATAACATTCATTGCCCTTTTTATTCAGCGTGAAATAGCCATATTAGCTGGTGGGGCTGGTTTTGAACCGGATAGCTATTTCCCGTATACCATAGGACTCTGGATTTTATTAACTCCTTTCCTGTCTCATAATTTAGCGATCGGGATGGGGATATTTCTGCTTTTTGTAGCTTTCCAAATTTTTAAAACCGGAGACACGGCTATAAAAAACTTAGTGGGGACATTTTTTAGTGGGATTTATGCTCCACTCGGATTATTAGCTATTATCTTCATCAGAAATATGGGCGATGCTAATATGGGGTTTGCCTTGACTATAGCTGCTGTATTGATGGTATGGGGCAATGATGTATTTGCTTATTTCGGGGGAAAATATTTAGGCAAAAATAAAATGGCTCCTACGATCAGTCCCAACAAAACCTGGGAGGGATTTGCCTTTGGCATCGTGGGGGCTTTGGTAGGACTGGCTATTGCCTATTATTCGGCACCTGCTTCTATTCCGATATCTCTGCTAACATTGGCACCGGCTGCCTTGCTCGTCAGCATTTTTGGTCCCATCGGAGATTTAACAGCCAGCCGAATAAAACGAGCGGCAAATGTAAAAGATGCCTCCGATATTTTACCGGGACATGGTGGCTTTTTTGATCGATTCGATGCCCTGATTTTAGCAAGTCCAGCATTTTATCTCTATTTATATACGCTTAAAATATTAGGATATGTCTCATTTTGA
- a CDS encoding dipeptide epimerase, which yields MSHFELDYELLNLTPAHPFTIARGTKETVPNVLVKLTANGITGFGEAGPNKRYNETAETVTSFLDNLSDSIFDDVDTARELSEQLNEVDPTVQSAKTAVEMAWLDWWGKSQKQPLWKLWDTPSRETPPTSFTIGLDEIDVIQQKVLEAEEYPILKIKLGTDRDKEIINGIREVSDQIIRVDANEGWTNLETAKEQIRFLAGQNVEFIEQPMPSAMHDKMVELKKWSPLPLIADESFKGDENMDEIEKAFDGINIKLMKMGSLVKARSVIEKARNRNLQVMIGCMIESSLGIAAGSLLGTWADYVDLDGNLLLAEDPFEGLTLTENKEVRLSDKAGLGVIPKS from the coding sequence ATGTCTCATTTTGAACTTGATTATGAACTTTTAAACCTAACACCAGCACATCCATTTACCATTGCTCGCGGCACGAAAGAAACTGTACCCAATGTCCTTGTAAAACTTACGGCCAATGGAATTACGGGATTTGGAGAGGCCGGTCCCAATAAGCGATATAATGAAACGGCTGAAACCGTTACCTCATTTCTGGATAACCTTTCGGATTCCATTTTTGATGATGTGGATACTGCCCGGGAACTATCAGAGCAATTAAACGAGGTTGATCCGACGGTACAATCTGCCAAGACCGCGGTGGAGATGGCTTGGTTAGATTGGTGGGGCAAAAGCCAGAAACAACCACTGTGGAAGTTATGGGATACGCCTTCTCGGGAAACTCCTCCCACTTCATTTACTATTGGGTTGGATGAAATTGATGTTATTCAACAAAAGGTACTGGAAGCCGAAGAATATCCCATTCTGAAAATTAAGCTCGGTACCGACCGTGACAAAGAAATTATTAACGGTATCCGTGAGGTTTCGGACCAAATAATTCGGGTAGATGCGAATGAGGGCTGGACGAATTTAGAAACAGCAAAAGAGCAGATTCGTTTTCTGGCGGGTCAAAATGTGGAATTTATTGAACAACCGATGCCTTCGGCGATGCATGATAAAATGGTCGAACTAAAAAAATGGTCGCCGCTTCCCCTTATTGCCGATGAAAGTTTTAAGGGAGATGAAAATATGGATGAGATAGAGAAGGCTTTTGACGGGATAAATATTAAGCTGATGAAAATGGGCAGTTTGGTAAAAGCGCGCAGCGTTATAGAAAAGGCACGTAACCGAAACCTGCAAGTGATGATCGGTTGTATGATAGAAAGTTCATTGGGCATTGCTGCAGGATCTCTGCTTGGCACTTGGGCAGATTACGTTGACCTTGATGGGAATCTGTTATTGGCTGAAGATCCTTTTGAAGGTCTTACGCTGACTGAAAATAAAGAAGTCCGCTTGTCTGATAAGGCAGGGCTGGGAGTAATTCCCAAAAGCTAA
- a CDS encoding thioesterase family protein yields MFPEQEPIYVYTHQLRSRYGETDQMGYVYYGRYLEYFEEARTEMIRSLGLPYAELEKKGVMLPVIHTEVDYKAPIFYDELMSIEVLLFEIPKVRLETYYRVYTDRKEAFHVQGKVELCFMKEDTRKPCRAPTNFTDGLKKVMKA; encoded by the coding sequence TTGTTTCCAGAGCAAGAGCCCATTTATGTATATACCCATCAGTTGCGTAGCCGGTATGGTGAAACAGATCAGATGGGTTATGTATACTATGGACGCTATTTGGAGTATTTTGAGGAAGCACGTACCGAGATGATTCGATCGCTTGGTTTGCCTTATGCCGAGTTAGAGAAAAAGGGAGTTATGCTGCCGGTGATTCATACGGAGGTGGATTATAAAGCCCCGATTTTTTATGACGAATTGATGAGTATTGAGGTACTGCTGTTTGAGATCCCGAAAGTACGACTTGAAACCTATTACCGAGTGTATACTGATCGTAAAGAAGCTTTTCATGTTCAGGGGAAAGTAGAACTCTGTTTTATGAAAGAAGATACCCGTAAGCCGTGCCGGGCTCCGACAAATTTTACAGATGGGCTCAAAAAGGTAATGAAGGCTTAA
- a CDS encoding DUF4199 domain-containing protein gives MDEIAEQQAEQNNEPPYWTSVSIAGIIFGIIVFALSLVTTYSVINSEPTGSLFSPVQISLWVLVCLVGAFGGMLAVWHYTNEYGVSLKLGKGALIGLFTGIAITVVMVLLNQLWQVIDPDMTQKAIDSTIANIEAADLRDAQKQQAIDSMAQGMRDQNSIGKQLLYNLPMYGILNVLTGMIGAKVFGSSEE, from the coding sequence ATGGATGAGATAGCAGAACAACAAGCAGAGCAAAATAATGAACCACCATATTGGACGTCAGTAAGTATTGCAGGGATAATATTTGGGATTATTGTCTTTGCCCTTTCATTAGTCACTACCTATTCAGTTATCAATTCAGAACCTACCGGATCCCTCTTTTCGCCGGTGCAGATTTCGTTATGGGTGTTAGTTTGTCTGGTTGGTGCTTTTGGGGGAATGTTAGCGGTTTGGCACTATACCAATGAGTATGGTGTGAGCTTAAAATTGGGCAAAGGGGCACTTATTGGTCTTTTTACAGGAATTGCTATTACGGTCGTTATGGTATTATTAAATCAACTGTGGCAAGTTATAGATCCTGACATGACCCAGAAAGCCATTGACAGTACGATTGCCAATATAGAAGCTGCAGATCTACGGGATGCTCAAAAACAGCAAGCAATTGATTCAATGGCGCAAGGTATGCGAGATCAGAATAGTATTGGAAAGCAGCTTTTATATAATCTCCCTATGTATGGCATTTTAAATGTTTTAACCGGAATGATTGGGGCTAAGGTTTTTGGTAGTAGCGAAGAATAA
- a CDS encoding DUF2085 domain-containing protein translates to MPDQRKLLYGIILVLTGVTVMVGLGGGLFNQANPWPLQWQHQAFNSLCHQMVDRSFWINGQPMAVCSRCIGIYGGFAMGWMVLPVLSYYQVKGIASIQKIVVLVLLLNIVDASGDFLDLWKNTLTSRLILGSLLGGSTAMIFSGDFFHQN, encoded by the coding sequence ATGCCTGACCAGAGAAAACTGTTATATGGTATCATTTTAGTTTTAACTGGAGTTACAGTAATGGTGGGGCTGGGAGGCGGATTATTTAATCAAGCAAATCCATGGCCGCTGCAGTGGCAACACCAAGCGTTTAACAGTTTATGTCATCAAATGGTAGACCGATCGTTTTGGATTAACGGTCAACCCATGGCGGTGTGCAGCAGGTGTATTGGGATTTACGGAGGCTTTGCCATGGGATGGATGGTATTGCCGGTACTGTCTTATTACCAGGTAAAGGGAATAGCATCTATCCAAAAAATTGTAGTACTTGTGCTACTATTGAATATTGTTGATGCCAGTGGAGACTTCTTAGATTTGTGGAAAAATACATTAACTTCCCGTTTAATATTGGGTAGTTTGTTAGGAGGGTCCACAGCAATGATATTTTCCGGAGATTTTTTTCATCAAAACTAA
- a CDS encoding polyprenol monophosphomannose synthase, whose protein sequence is MSKETLVIIPTYNEAENIEELINMVLKQGEDIDLLIVDDSSPDGTANIVKKKQKKYGYRLHLIEREGKLGLGTAYVRGFQYALKEGYQFICEMDADFSHNPEDLPKLITEVKAGRADVAIGSRYAKGISIINWPLSRLILSYSANLYARFITGLPIFDTTAGFKCIRRKVLENISVDKIRSNGYAFQIELHFRAWQAGFSLKEVAIIFREREEGVSKMSKSIVWEAIWRVWKLKIQSIFGTL, encoded by the coding sequence ATGTCTAAAGAGACGTTGGTTATTATTCCTACCTACAATGAGGCCGAAAATATTGAGGAACTTATCAACATGGTCTTGAAGCAGGGAGAGGATATTGATCTTCTTATAGTTGATGATAGTTCGCCTGACGGAACGGCTAATATCGTAAAAAAGAAGCAGAAGAAGTATGGATATCGCTTACATTTAATAGAACGAGAAGGAAAATTGGGGTTGGGGACAGCCTATGTTCGAGGGTTTCAATATGCCTTAAAGGAAGGGTATCAATTTATTTGTGAGATGGATGCTGATTTTTCGCACAACCCAGAAGATTTGCCCAAACTAATAACTGAGGTAAAGGCAGGGCGTGCTGATGTTGCCATCGGATCACGATATGCAAAAGGAATTAGCATTATTAATTGGCCGTTGAGCCGGTTGATTTTATCCTATAGTGCGAATTTATACGCACGATTTATAACGGGCCTTCCCATTTTTGATACTACTGCTGGGTTTAAGTGTATCCGTAGAAAGGTGTTGGAGAATATATCAGTGGATAAAATTCGATCGAATGGGTATGCTTTTCAAATTGAATTGCATTTTAGAGCCTGGCAAGCCGGCTTTTCACTGAAAGAGGTGGCTATTATTTTCCGTGAGCGCGAAGAAGGGGTCTCAAAAATGTCAAAGTCCATTGTCTGGGAGGCTATTTGGCGGGTGTGGAAGTTAAAAATTCAAAGTATTTTCGGAACTCTTTAG